The genomic DNA CGTCTCCATAAACCAGTTCGACAGAAGAGGCTGCTCGCCTGCAAGTCTCGCCGCAGTATCGGCAACCGCTTACTGCACCCGATAGTTCAGCGTGTAATAGGCTTCGGGATGCAGCAGCGGGTTGCCGGCGGCACTACGCACGCCGTCGCTGTGCAGTTCGTGCACGTGCCCCTCCTGCAAACCATCGATCTTCAGATGGACCGTCTTGCCATCGTCAGCCACGGTCGCCGAGACGATCTTTGGCGTCGTGTGGTCGACTTCTGGACTGCCGTAAGAACTTTGGTAGATGTAGGTGTAGGATTCCATTTTATAAGAGTCGACGTTGCCCGCGGTTTCGGGATCGACAGCTTCGGTGAACTGCAGATCGAAGCCGTCTTTAGCCGCTCGCATCTCCAAGATTTCAAACGGCATCTTGCCGGTCCAGTTCAGTCGCTGCAGCGAGCCCGGATCGCGGCCGGCCGATCCCCAGCCGCGATTGGTGCCGCCGACAAACATCGATCCGTCGGAGGTGATCTCGGTGGCGACGTTCCCCGAACCAAAGCCCTTGCGAAACGGAAAGCAGACGCCTTGGTAATGCCCCTGAACCTTCTCCAGATAGACTCGCATCACCGTGCTGGCCGATTGGTCGCTGACAAACATCTGCCCGGCAAACGGACCAAACTTGCCGCCGCTGGTATCACAGGTCACGCCGCTCGCCGATTTGCCCATCTTGTTGTATGGGAACATCACCACCGGCACTTCGAACTCGGGAATCTTCCGCGCCTGATCCAACGAGCGCGTGTTGCTCTCGGGTTCTTGCGGCCGTTTCCCCAGCA from Rosistilla oblonga includes the following:
- a CDS encoding DUF7133 domain-containing protein, with protein sequence MNRFPIATTLFSGLLIGLCVTATAVAQPPTEEDFYKLTDLQIPEGELLEVGAVQLMSDGRLAAATRRGEIWMIDDPLADEVPAKNFHRFAHGLHEPLGLTEKEGWLYVTQRPDVSRLRDTDGDGRADEFEVVADGWGITGDYHEYAFGSKFDANGDIWVTLCLTGSFSSKALYRGWCVRVTPDGKTVPTTSGIRSPGGMGSNLAGDIFYTDNQGPWNGTCHLKQLIPGKFVGHPGGFEWYEQAEEVLGKRPQEPESNTRSLDQARKIPEFEVPVVMFPYNKMGKSASGVTCDTSGGKFGPFAGQMFVSDQSASTVMRVYLEKVQGHYQGVCFPFRKGFGSGNVATEITSDGSMFVGGTNRGWGSAGRDPGSLQRLNWTGKMPFEILEMRAAKDGFDLQFTEAVDPETAGNVDSYKMESYTYIYQSSYGSPEVDHTTPKIVSATVADDGKTVHLKIDGLQEGHVHELHSDGVRSAAGNPLLHPEAYYTLNYRVQ